Proteins encoded together in one Synergistaceae bacterium window:
- the rpsG gene encoding 30S ribosomal protein S7, whose amino-acid sequence MPRKGHVRKRDVVPDTRFGNPAVAKFITSLMKGGKKSIAEKILYGALDGAAEKLGAEPFEVFEKAMSNVAPQIEVRPRRVGGATYQVPVEVTPERGQLLSIRWIVSYARSRKGMPMAERLMRELMDAYKNEGSAIKKREDTHKMAEANRAFAHYRW is encoded by the coding sequence ATGCCTCGTAAAGGACATGTGAGAAAACGGGACGTCGTTCCGGATACCCGCTTTGGAAATCCGGCGGTGGCGAAGTTCATCACCAGCCTGATGAAGGGCGGCAAAAAGAGCATCGCCGAGAAAATTCTCTACGGCGCGCTGGATGGCGCGGCTGAAAAACTGGGAGCCGAGCCCTTCGAGGTTTTTGAGAAGGCCATGTCGAATGTGGCTCCTCAGATCGAAGTGCGGCCCCGACGAGTGGGAGGCGCCACCTATCAGGTGCCGGTGGAGGTCACTCCGGAGAGAGGGCAGCTTCTTTCGATTCGCTGGATTGTGTCTTACGCGCGTTCCAGAAAAGGGATGCCCATGGCGGAGCGTCTCATGCGTGAGCTGATGGATGCTTATAAAAATGAAGGCAGTGCGATCAAAAAACGCGAAGATACGCACAAGATGGCGGAGGCGAACAGGGCGTTCGCGCATTACCGCTGGTAA